In Vibrio sp. 10N, the following proteins share a genomic window:
- a CDS encoding FliM/FliN family flagellar motor switch protein, translating into MERVIYTEFGNPNVKMRKFLLKHTSHFSNEVIDLFKFNFSSKNTKVTFSEANHYPEESVQAVLNIEEFGNIFFYIEPENLDHLLHQHLNSDTQTINHAQSLSELTQTHYRLFQKFSMALANIITADAQHYLLDSTEHEPSNVGVNVIFRVDHQEIAITIMIDDRYVKKLREMLGNNETFDRDEILNTLRYQPVELGCVLLTGQCTLHELSKLVPGDVLPLTLCKNLTIKVNGHPTFFGKLQTIDSELGVKIDG; encoded by the coding sequence ACCGAGTTTGGGAACCCCAATGTTAAAATGCGCAAGTTTTTGCTCAAACATACCAGCCATTTTTCTAATGAAGTGATTGACTTATTCAAGTTCAACTTCTCAAGCAAAAACACCAAAGTGACGTTTTCTGAAGCGAATCATTACCCAGAAGAATCCGTTCAAGCGGTACTCAACATTGAAGAGTTTGGTAATATTTTTTTCTACATCGAGCCCGAAAACCTAGACCATTTACTGCACCAACACCTCAACAGCGACACCCAAACTATCAATCATGCGCAATCGCTGTCAGAACTGACACAAACCCATTACCGATTGTTCCAAAAGTTTTCTATGGCACTTGCCAATATCATTACCGCCGATGCTCAGCACTACCTGCTCGATAGCACAGAACACGAACCATCCAACGTTGGCGTCAATGTTATTTTCCGCGTCGATCACCAAGAGATTGCCATCACCATCATGATTGATGATCGCTACGTGAAAAAGTTGCGCGAAATGTTGGGCAACAACGAAACCTTTGACAGAGACGAGATTCTTAACACGCTTCGCTATCAACCTGTAGAGCTCGGTTGTGTGCTGTTGACCGGTCAGTGCACTTTGCATGAGCTATCCAAGCTAGTACCTGGCGATGTGCTCCCATTAACTCTGTGTAAAAACCTCACTATCAAAGTCAATGGACATCCAACCTTTTTTGGCAAACTGCAAACTATAGACTCAGAGCTGGGAGTAAAGATCGATGGCTGA